The following proteins come from a genomic window of Nothobranchius furzeri strain GRZ-AD chromosome 1, NfurGRZ-RIMD1, whole genome shotgun sequence:
- the LOC107395741 gene encoding transforming growth factor beta activator LRRC33 isoform X1 — protein sequence MAGHMFSSLLLLWSVSHEPLITGGTYFAAEVSPGSTQSKALKQSWSKQNLFTVPADLDVTLRSLDLSNNFIRQLPTLALPDLEQLDLSSNRLDLISEGAFQDLARLKNLNLSRNQLNINLGSNSKALGSLGRLKSLDVSKNGLSNDAAELFLKNKPTLDHLKMTGNALIRLSHSLFRESGSLKTITVDDNLISEIAEGTFEPLKQLETLNLAMNNLAHICDFKLSQLKYLNLSRNSVEFFVTREDYQLYSLEILDLSYNKLLYFPIVPKMNQLKYLHLQNNALGGYVNSEAAMVSEINALYNEIVKNRRAIKNSLHANWRLMPLVYIDLSFNHFTFFPLETLNLLSSVETLHFSNNCLQNIHWNIRNYNDSRHARQLFFHSLKHLNLQSNGLVYISPRFIKALTQIETLNLQDNSVQPCAENFSRQQISLKAPCAAFGQMTTLKHLNLRENGIKLVTQNSLQRNSLTYLNLRGNRHLVMHERALEGVQSTLQTLIISETNMSDLTLPCLTALTELNMSNNNLYRMPSSLSCSPLKAIDIRNNKFKTLNHSLIQHLSKNLAVMFISGNQFDCCNSEWMSILKETHLPDINETECFTHKRNFLVAEYLKSPSLYCLLHSEAQGVHFGQMIIIVFFLSLLLTGLIVFSRKFCCTQGSLCDI from the exons ATGGCTGGACATATGTTCTCCAGTCTTTTGCTACTCTGGTCTGTCAGCCACGAGCCTTTAATAACAGGAGGGACATATTTTGCTGCTGAGGTAAGCCCAGGTTCAACACAAAGCAAGGCCTTAAAG CAGTCCTGGAGCAAACAAAACCTCTTCACCGTCCCTGCGGATTTGGATGTGACGCTCAGAAGTCTCGATCTGTCAAATAACTTCATCAGGCAGTTGCCCACGCTTGCTTTGCCAGACTTGGAGCAGCTGGACCTGAGCAGCAATCGGCTGGATCTCATCTCTGAGGGGGCGTTTCAGGACCTGGCCCGACTCAAAAACTTGAATTTGTCCAGAAATCAACTGAACATCAACCTTGGCAGCAACAGCAAAGCCCTCGGATCGCTCGGCAGGCTGAAGAGTTTGGACGTGTCAAAGAACGGCTTGAGTAATGACGCGGCAGAACTCTTTCTCAAAAACAAGCCTACTCTTGATCATCTTAAGATGACGGGTAACGCTTTAATAAGGCTTTCACACAGCTTGTTCAGAGAGAGTGGAAGTCTAAAAACCATTACCGTCGACGATAATCTGATATCAGAGATAGCAGAGGGGACATTCGAGCCCCTCAAACAATTAGAAACACTTAACTTGGCGATGAATAATCTGGCACATATATGTGATTTTAAATTGAGTCAGCTCAAATACTTAAATCTCAGCAGGAATTCTGTGGAGTTTTTCGTCACTCGTGAAGATTATCAGTTGTACAGTCTGGAAATTCTTGATCTGAGCTACAACAAACTTCTATACTTCCCAATAGTTCCCAAAATGAACCAACTGAAGTACCTCCACCTGCAAAATAATGCTCTGGGAGGTTATGTCAACTCAGAGGCTGCTATGGTTTCTGAGATCAATGCTCTTTACAATGAAATTGTGAAAAATAGGAGGGCTATCAAAAATTCTTTACACGCTAACTGGAGGCTGATGCCACTGGTTTACATCGACCTGAGCTTCAACCACTTCACTTTTTTCCCTCTTGAGACTTTGAACCTGCTTTCGTCTGTAGAGACCCTTCACTTTAGCAACAACTGTCTTCAAAACATACACTGGAATATTCGAAATTATAATGACTCCAGACATGCTCGTCAGCTGTTTTTCCACTCCTTAAAGCACCTCAACCTGCAGAGCAATGGTCTTGTGTACATTTCCCCACGCTTTATCAAAGCGCTCACGCAAATAGAAACACTGAATCTGCAGGACAATTCAGTGCAACCTTGTGCTGAAAATTTCAGTCGGCAGCAAATTAGCCTCAAAGCACCGTGTGCTGCGTTTGGGCAGATGACAACTCTTAAACACCTCAACCTGAGGGAAAATGGCATAAAATTAGTTACGCAGAACTCACTTCAGAGAAACTCTTTAACTTACCTCAACCTCAGAGGAAATCGACACCTTGTGATGCACGAGAGGGCACTGGAAGGTGTGCAATCGACTCTACAGACTTTGATTATTAGCGAGACAAACATGAGCGACCTGACCTTACCCTGTTTGACAGCATTAACCGAGCTGAACATGTCGAACAACAACCTCTACCGGATGCCCAGCAGTTTAAGTTGCTCCCCTTTAAAAGCAATCGACATAAGAAAcaacaaatttaagactttaaatCATTCGTTGATTCAGCATTTATCCAAGAATCTCGCTGTGATGTTTATCAGTGGGAACCAGTTCGACTGCTGCAACAGTGAGTGGATGAGCATCTTAAAGGAGACCCACCTTCCAGACATCAACGAGACCGAATGCTTTACACACAAGAGAAACTTTCTGGTGGCGGAATATCTGAAAAGCCCTTCGCTTTACTGTTTGTTACACAGCGAGGCACAGGGAGTTCATTTTGGACAGATGATCataattgttttctttttaagtTTATTATTGACGGGGCTCATCGTGTTCAGCAGGAAGTTCTGTTGCACACAAGGATCTTTGTGTGACATCTAA
- the LOC107395741 gene encoding transforming growth factor beta activator LRRC33 isoform X2 gives MAGHMFSSLLLLWSVSHEPLITGGTYFAAEVSPGSTQSKALKKQSWSKQNLFTVPADLDVTLRSLDLSNNFIRQLPTLALPDLEQLDLSSNRLDLISEGAFQDLARLKNLNLSRNQLNINLGSNSKALGSLGRLKSLDVSKNGLSNDAAELFLKNKPTLDHLKMTGNALIRLSHSLFRESGSLKTITVDDNLISEIAEGTFEPLKQLETLNLAMNNLAHICDFKLSQLKYLNLSRNSVEFFVTREDYQLYSLEILDLSYNKLLYFPIVPKMNQLKYLHLQNNALGGYVNSEAAMVSEINALYNEIVKNRRAIKNSLHANWRLMPLVYIDLSFNHFTFFPLETLNLLSSVETLHFSNNCLQNIHWNIRNYNDSRHARQLFFHSLKHLNLQSNGLVYISPRFIKALTQIETLNLQDNSVQPCAENFSRQQISLKAPCAAFGQMTTLKHLNLRENGIKLVTQNSLQRNSLTYLNLRGNRHLVMHERALEGVQSTLQTLIISETNMSDLTLPCLTALTELNMSNNNLYRMPSSLSCSPLKAIDIRNNKFKTLNHSLIQHLSKNLAVMFISGNQFDCCNSEWMSILKETHLPDINETECFTHKRNFLVAEYLKSPSLYCLLHSEAQGVHFGQMIIIVFFLSLLLTGLIVFSRKFCCTQGSLCDI, from the exons ATGGCTGGACATATGTTCTCCAGTCTTTTGCTACTCTGGTCTGTCAGCCACGAGCCTTTAATAACAGGAGGGACATATTTTGCTGCTGAGGTAAGCCCAGGTTCAACACAAAGCAAGGCCTTAAAG AAGCAGTCCTGGAGCAAACAAAACCTCTTCACCGTCCCTGCGGATTTGGATGTGACGCTCAGAAGTCTCGATCTGTCAAATAACTTCATCAGGCAGTTGCCCACGCTTGCTTTGCCAGACTTGGAGCAGCTGGACCTGAGCAGCAATCGGCTGGATCTCATCTCTGAGGGGGCGTTTCAGGACCTGGCCCGACTCAAAAACTTGAATTTGTCCAGAAATCAACTGAACATCAACCTTGGCAGCAACAGCAAAGCCCTCGGATCGCTCGGCAGGCTGAAGAGTTTGGACGTGTCAAAGAACGGCTTGAGTAATGACGCGGCAGAACTCTTTCTCAAAAACAAGCCTACTCTTGATCATCTTAAGATGACGGGTAACGCTTTAATAAGGCTTTCACACAGCTTGTTCAGAGAGAGTGGAAGTCTAAAAACCATTACCGTCGACGATAATCTGATATCAGAGATAGCAGAGGGGACATTCGAGCCCCTCAAACAATTAGAAACACTTAACTTGGCGATGAATAATCTGGCACATATATGTGATTTTAAATTGAGTCAGCTCAAATACTTAAATCTCAGCAGGAATTCTGTGGAGTTTTTCGTCACTCGTGAAGATTATCAGTTGTACAGTCTGGAAATTCTTGATCTGAGCTACAACAAACTTCTATACTTCCCAATAGTTCCCAAAATGAACCAACTGAAGTACCTCCACCTGCAAAATAATGCTCTGGGAGGTTATGTCAACTCAGAGGCTGCTATGGTTTCTGAGATCAATGCTCTTTACAATGAAATTGTGAAAAATAGGAGGGCTATCAAAAATTCTTTACACGCTAACTGGAGGCTGATGCCACTGGTTTACATCGACCTGAGCTTCAACCACTTCACTTTTTTCCCTCTTGAGACTTTGAACCTGCTTTCGTCTGTAGAGACCCTTCACTTTAGCAACAACTGTCTTCAAAACATACACTGGAATATTCGAAATTATAATGACTCCAGACATGCTCGTCAGCTGTTTTTCCACTCCTTAAAGCACCTCAACCTGCAGAGCAATGGTCTTGTGTACATTTCCCCACGCTTTATCAAAGCGCTCACGCAAATAGAAACACTGAATCTGCAGGACAATTCAGTGCAACCTTGTGCTGAAAATTTCAGTCGGCAGCAAATTAGCCTCAAAGCACCGTGTGCTGCGTTTGGGCAGATGACAACTCTTAAACACCTCAACCTGAGGGAAAATGGCATAAAATTAGTTACGCAGAACTCACTTCAGAGAAACTCTTTAACTTACCTCAACCTCAGAGGAAATCGACACCTTGTGATGCACGAGAGGGCACTGGAAGGTGTGCAATCGACTCTACAGACTTTGATTATTAGCGAGACAAACATGAGCGACCTGACCTTACCCTGTTTGACAGCATTAACCGAGCTGAACATGTCGAACAACAACCTCTACCGGATGCCCAGCAGTTTAAGTTGCTCCCCTTTAAAAGCAATCGACATAAGAAAcaacaaatttaagactttaaatCATTCGTTGATTCAGCATTTATCCAAGAATCTCGCTGTGATGTTTATCAGTGGGAACCAGTTCGACTGCTGCAACAGTGAGTGGATGAGCATCTTAAAGGAGACCCACCTTCCAGACATCAACGAGACCGAATGCTTTACACACAAGAGAAACTTTCTGGTGGCGGAATATCTGAAAAGCCCTTCGCTTTACTGTTTGTTACACAGCGAGGCACAGGGAGTTCATTTTGGACAGATGATCataattgttttctttttaagtTTATTATTGACGGGGCTCATCGTGTTCAGCAGGAAGTTCTGTTGCACACAAGGATCTTTGTGTGACATCTAA